One part of the Sorangiineae bacterium MSr11954 genome encodes these proteins:
- a CDS encoding integration host factor subunit beta encodes MTKSELIDAMATRSDLTKARAEDVVKCVFDTMTAALGRGDGIEIRGFGSFSVRAYKAYEGRNPRTGESVPVPAKRLPFFKVGKELKELVNNSRHLPITGGSDTDGDDPDDLDDVDEEEADREEE; translated from the coding sequence ATGACGAAAAGTGAACTGATCGACGCGATGGCTACGCGCAGCGACCTCACCAAGGCCCGCGCCGAGGATGTCGTCAAATGCGTCTTTGACACGATGACGGCAGCCCTTGGCCGGGGTGATGGCATCGAGATCCGCGGATTTGGGAGCTTCAGCGTCCGGGCTTACAAAGCCTACGAGGGGCGCAATCCACGGACCGGTGAGTCGGTGCCCGTACCCGCCAAGCGCCTGCCCTTCTTCAAGGTGGGCAAGGAGCTGAAGGAGCTGGTCAACAACAGCCGGCACTTGCCCATCACCGGTGGATCCGATACCGACGGGGACGATCCGGACGATCTCGACGACGTCGACGAGGAAGAAGCCGATCGCGAAGAAGAATGA
- the tyrS gene encoding tyrosine--tRNA ligase yields MSFPPVSEQMALLTRGAVEIHVRKELEERLERSRTTGVPLRVKLGLDPTRPDLHVGHAVPLAKLRQFQDLGHTAILLIGSFTAMVGDPSGQNDLRPRLTREQVLEAAKTYTDQAFKILDEKRLELRWNSEWLDKLSATDMVELMAKMTVARMLERNDFGQRFAEGRPIHQHEFLYPLLQGYDSVALDCDMELGGTDQLFNLMVGRDIMPRYGLTPQMVLTVPLLEGTDARIDENGHVVGKKMSKSAGNYIGLKEDPLTQYRKVMQIDDDVIFRYFELLSSLSTEAIADLKRAKQSGERKPQDIKALFARELVTRFHDAQAAETAEADFQRIYASDALPSDIPEQTVTTEGATLWIAKALSSTGLVKSTGEGKRLVEQGGVELDQQRVTDPQLQLERGKRYLLRVGSKNRRFVYVTVA; encoded by the coding sequence ATGTCCTTTCCGCCCGTCTCCGAACAGATGGCCCTGCTCACGCGCGGCGCCGTCGAAATTCACGTCCGCAAAGAGCTCGAGGAGCGCCTCGAACGATCGCGCACCACCGGCGTGCCGCTCAGGGTCAAGTTGGGCCTCGATCCCACGCGCCCCGATCTTCACGTTGGCCATGCCGTGCCACTGGCCAAGCTGCGCCAGTTTCAGGATCTGGGTCACACCGCGATTCTGCTCATCGGCAGCTTCACGGCCATGGTGGGCGATCCCAGCGGCCAGAACGATCTGCGCCCGCGTCTGACCCGCGAGCAAGTGCTGGAAGCCGCCAAGACGTACACGGACCAAGCGTTCAAGATCCTCGATGAGAAGAGGCTCGAGCTGCGCTGGAACTCCGAGTGGTTGGACAAGCTCTCGGCCACCGACATGGTGGAGCTGATGGCCAAGATGACGGTCGCGCGGATGCTCGAGCGAAACGACTTCGGTCAGCGCTTCGCGGAAGGGCGTCCGATTCACCAGCATGAATTTTTGTACCCGCTCTTGCAGGGCTACGACTCGGTGGCCCTCGATTGCGACATGGAGCTCGGCGGAACGGACCAACTCTTCAACTTGATGGTGGGCCGCGACATCATGCCGCGCTACGGCCTCACCCCGCAGATGGTGCTCACCGTTCCTTTGTTGGAAGGCACCGACGCGCGCATCGACGAGAACGGCCACGTGGTCGGAAAGAAGATGTCCAAGAGCGCCGGCAACTACATCGGCCTGAAGGAAGATCCGCTGACCCAATACCGCAAGGTCATGCAGATCGACGACGACGTCATTTTCCGCTACTTCGAGCTCCTCTCCTCGCTCTCCACCGAGGCCATCGCCGACTTGAAGCGCGCCAAGCAATCGGGCGAGCGCAAGCCGCAGGACATCAAGGCCCTCTTCGCGCGCGAGCTGGTCACCCGCTTTCACGATGCCCAGGCCGCCGAGACCGCCGAGGCGGACTTCCAGCGCATCTACGCATCCGATGCGCTGCCGTCCGACATTCCCGAGCAGACGGTGACCACCGAGGGCGCGACCCTGTGGATCGCCAAGGCGCTCTCCAGCACCGGCCTGGTCAAGTCGACCGGCGAAGGAAAGCGCCTGGTCGAACAAGGCGGGGTGGAGCTCGATCAGCAGCGGGTCACCGATCCGCAGCTGCAGCTGGAACGCGGCAAGCGGTACCTGCTTCGCGTGGGCTCGAAGAACCGCCGCTTCGTGTACGTCACGGTGGCGTGA
- a CDS encoding CarD family transcriptional regulator, with product MSDGTPLKQPEFKVGDKCVHPAHGVGEVTTIEERAIGGTTGMFYILKLHNGMKVMVPVGAAAQVGLRPIMSDKEADAVLDTMRAREVAVDLHPWSRRFRAYTEMIKSGSAYEIAKVLRDMYRLKFDKELSFGERRLLDQAKGLLMKELAYAKKVPEASMSEEVAKMFTA from the coding sequence ATGAGCGATGGAACGCCGCTGAAGCAGCCCGAATTCAAGGTCGGTGACAAATGCGTTCACCCGGCACACGGCGTGGGTGAGGTCACCACCATCGAGGAGCGCGCCATCGGCGGAACGACGGGGATGTTCTACATCCTGAAGCTCCACAACGGCATGAAGGTCATGGTTCCCGTCGGCGCCGCCGCCCAGGTAGGACTTCGTCCCATCATGAGCGACAAAGAGGCCGACGCCGTGTTGGACACCATGCGCGCGCGCGAGGTGGCGGTCGATCTGCACCCGTGGAGCCGCCGCTTCCGAGCTTACACCGAGATGATCAAGAGCGGCTCGGCGTATGAAATTGCCAAAGTTCTCCGGGATATGTACCGGCTGAAGTTCGACAAGGAGCTCAGCTTTGGCGAGCGCCGCCTTTTGGACCAGGCCAAGGGTCTGCTCATGAAAGAGCTCGCCTATGCCAAGAAAGTCCCCGAGGCGAGCATGAGCGAAGAAGTCGCCAAAATGTTCACCGCGTGA
- a CDS encoding cob(I)yrinic acid a,c-diamide adenosyltransferase, which yields MKIYTKTGDDGTTGLFGGGRVAKASARVDAYGTVDELNATVGLARAHGLEAATEAVLEQVQVDLFCLGAELACVPGKEGKLSMKPIDGDDIERLEKAIDASEGQLPPLMNFVLPGGSLQAASLHLARTVCRRAERAVLSIRDGGDGRGGQDGRDARDAEVRRELIVYLNRLSDLLFSLARTENRAKNIPDIPWVPRQPKG from the coding sequence GTGAAAATCTACACGAAAACGGGGGACGACGGGACCACGGGCCTCTTCGGCGGTGGTCGCGTCGCCAAGGCCAGCGCGCGCGTGGACGCCTACGGAACGGTGGACGAGTTGAACGCCACCGTGGGGCTCGCACGCGCCCATGGGCTCGAGGCCGCGACGGAGGCGGTGCTGGAGCAAGTGCAGGTCGACCTTTTTTGCCTGGGTGCGGAGCTCGCGTGCGTGCCCGGCAAAGAGGGCAAGCTATCCATGAAGCCCATCGACGGCGACGATATCGAGCGCCTGGAAAAGGCCATCGACGCCTCGGAGGGCCAGCTTCCGCCCCTCATGAACTTCGTCCTGCCGGGCGGCAGCCTACAAGCAGCTTCACTTCATCTGGCCCGCACCGTATGTCGGCGGGCTGAGCGCGCGGTTCTGTCCATTCGGGATGGAGGCGATGGTCGCGGTGGCCAGGATGGTCGCGACGCTCGCGACGCGGAGGTCCGTCGCGAGCTGATCGTGTACCTGAATCGCTTGAGCGACCTGCTTTTCAGCCTCGCTCGCACAGAAAATCGCGCGAAAAATATTCCGGATATCCCCTGGGTTCCAAGGCAACCCAAGGGTTGA
- a CDS encoding RNA polymerase sigma factor — protein MSRPAFAAHDLPSLRAGLVALVPELRGRALRFTANPALADDMVQDTMERALRFAGQYEPGTNLRAWVFQILFSVFVTRYRRQRRERNALRVLSTDPCAWTIPPANGVPDREAPLTLSTKKELDALPDGFRSVIVLVDLEDRSYREAAVELGLPLGTVMSRLHRGRKLLAAQLAA, from the coding sequence ATGTCGCGTCCCGCATTTGCCGCGCATGATCTCCCCTCGTTGCGCGCGGGCTTGGTCGCCCTCGTTCCCGAGCTTCGCGGACGCGCCCTTCGCTTTACGGCCAACCCGGCCCTGGCCGACGACATGGTTCAAGACACGATGGAGCGCGCCCTTCGCTTCGCGGGGCAGTACGAGCCGGGCACCAACTTGCGGGCGTGGGTCTTTCAGATCCTGTTCAGCGTGTTCGTCACGCGCTACCGAAGGCAGCGCCGAGAGCGCAACGCGCTGCGCGTGCTCTCCACCGATCCGTGCGCATGGACGATCCCTCCCGCGAACGGCGTGCCCGATCGCGAGGCGCCGCTCACCTTGTCGACGAAGAAGGAGCTCGATGCGCTGCCCGACGGCTTTCGCTCCGTCATCGTGCTCGTCGACTTGGAGGATCGCTCCTACCGCGAAGCCGCCGTGGAGCTCGGGCTGCCGCTTGGCACCGTCATGAGCCGGCTGCATCGCGGACGAAAGCTCCTCGCCGCGCAGCTCGCCGCGTAG
- a CDS encoding NAD(P)H-hydrate dehydratase, translating into MIPVLSRAQMRAFDAHAIEVAKVPSIVLMENAGRGAAERILELLGEAPRREPAGAAGAAGANARRAPGAGGAPLAAPDDRRRVVIVCGAGNNGGDGFVVARHLWARGHRPSVFFCGKPDKLSQDARVQRDAWVGLGGAVKVLAQSSDLEVLKAELGHAALVVDALFGTGLDRPIVGTSAEVIALLNAASAPRVALDIPSGLDSDTGVPLGPTFLADWTLTFAHPKLGLLTPSGLRHAGHVEVVGLGIPSDVPDQVGYAAELIEQRDVAQWLSPRAADAHKYSAGHVAVLAGSAGKIGASLLVAHGALRAGAGAATIVTWPDAVDALQARVLEIMTAAIRPESIAASLDAALRSKRAVVLGPGFGFDEAAGSALGHVLATWRGPLVLDADAMTLLSSSRDGSGDPSRGGSREFAKLLDSPSSRILTPHAGELGRLLGTSSDAIEADRFHAATEAARRTGSVVLLKGAHSVIASPTGRMVLNVRGTPALGTAGSGDVLAGIIGALASHLEPLEAACAGAYLHAEAGRVAADGSDRGIVASEIADGVAAVVRGLLRR; encoded by the coding sequence GTGATCCCCGTTCTATCGCGCGCCCAAATGCGCGCATTCGACGCCCACGCCATCGAGGTCGCCAAGGTTCCCAGCATCGTTCTCATGGAGAACGCGGGCCGCGGTGCGGCCGAGCGCATCTTGGAGTTGCTCGGGGAAGCGCCGCGCCGAGAGCCTGCGGGCGCTGCGGGCGCTGCGGGCGCGAACGCGCGCCGGGCGCCGGGCGCCGGAGGTGCGCCGCTCGCCGCGCCCGACGATCGACGCCGCGTGGTCATCGTGTGCGGCGCCGGCAACAACGGTGGCGATGGTTTCGTGGTGGCGCGGCACCTCTGGGCGCGCGGTCACCGGCCTTCGGTCTTTTTCTGCGGCAAGCCGGACAAGCTCTCGCAGGATGCGCGCGTTCAGCGCGATGCGTGGGTTGGCCTGGGCGGCGCCGTGAAGGTGCTCGCGCAAAGCTCCGATTTGGAGGTGTTGAAGGCCGAGCTCGGGCACGCGGCGCTCGTGGTCGATGCGCTGTTCGGCACGGGGCTCGATCGTCCCATCGTCGGCACGAGCGCCGAGGTGATCGCGCTCCTGAACGCCGCCTCGGCGCCGCGCGTCGCGCTCGACATTCCATCGGGGCTCGACAGCGACACGGGCGTGCCGCTCGGTCCGACGTTCCTTGCGGATTGGACCTTGACGTTTGCCCACCCGAAGCTCGGGCTGCTCACGCCGAGCGGTCTTCGCCACGCGGGGCACGTCGAGGTGGTGGGGCTCGGCATTCCATCCGACGTTCCGGACCAAGTGGGGTATGCGGCGGAGCTCATCGAGCAGCGCGACGTCGCGCAGTGGCTTTCGCCGCGCGCCGCGGATGCGCACAAATACTCGGCGGGTCACGTGGCCGTGCTCGCGGGCTCGGCGGGGAAAATCGGCGCGTCGTTGCTGGTCGCGCACGGGGCGCTGCGCGCGGGGGCCGGCGCGGCGACGATCGTCACGTGGCCCGATGCGGTGGACGCGCTCCAGGCGCGGGTGCTCGAGATCATGACGGCGGCCATTCGCCCCGAGTCCATCGCGGCGAGCCTCGACGCGGCGCTGCGCTCGAAGCGCGCCGTCGTGCTCGGGCCGGGGTTCGGGTTCGACGAGGCGGCGGGCAGCGCGCTCGGCCATGTGCTCGCCACGTGGCGAGGTCCGCTGGTGCTCGATGCGGATGCCATGACCTTGTTGTCGTCGTCGCGGGATGGCTCGGGGGATCCGTCGCGGGGCGGATCGCGCGAGTTTGCGAAGCTGCTCGATAGCCCCTCGTCGCGGATCCTTACGCCGCACGCGGGCGAGCTCGGGCGGCTCCTCGGCACCAGCTCCGATGCGATCGAGGCGGACCGCTTTCATGCGGCGACCGAGGCGGCGCGTCGAACGGGCTCGGTGGTGCTCTTGAAGGGGGCGCATAGCGTGATCGCATCGCCCACCGGGCGCATGGTCCTCAATGTTCGTGGAACGCCCGCCCTGGGCACCGCGGGCTCGGGCGACGTCCTTGCCGGCATCATCGGCGCGCTCGCGAGCCACCTCGAGCCTCTGGAGGCGGCGTGCGCGGGCGCGTATCTGCACGCGGAGGCGGGGAGGGTGGCGGCGGATGGCTCGGACCGCGGGATCGTCGCCTCCGAAATTGCGGATGGGGTGGCTGCGGTCGTCCGCGGGTTGCTCCGTCGTTAG
- a CDS encoding holo-ACP synthase, translated as MIVGIGIDVCSIDRMRRALERHGDRFFSRICSPREREDLAGRDPPTALAGRFAAKEAFAKALDGAPGVGWHEVEVRRAPSGRPRLELHGNALVAVRKANVERWHVTITHDAGIAAAVVVLEAP; from the coding sequence ATGATTGTCGGCATCGGAATCGACGTCTGCTCCATCGATCGCATGCGGCGTGCCCTCGAGCGCCACGGGGATCGATTCTTCTCGCGCATTTGCAGCCCGCGCGAACGTGAGGATCTCGCGGGCCGCGATCCGCCCACCGCCCTGGCTGGTCGCTTTGCGGCCAAGGAGGCGTTCGCCAAAGCGCTCGATGGCGCGCCGGGGGTCGGCTGGCACGAGGTCGAGGTGCGCCGCGCACCCAGCGGGCGCCCGCGCCTCGAGCTTCATGGCAACGCGCTGGTGGCGGTGCGCAAAGCCAATGTCGAGCGGTGGCACGTGACCATCACGCACGACGCCGGCATCGCAGCCGCCGTGGTGGTGCTCGAGGCCCCGTGA
- a CDS encoding pyridoxine 5'-phosphate synthase, whose amino-acid sequence MRLHINIDHVATLRNARQTPYPDPVEAARVCIDAGAHGITAHLREDRRHILDEDVRRLRELLSKTGGARVAGASGSGGATPLFNLEMAATDEMVAIARRTLPDVVTLVPERRQERTTEGGLDVRAGGAALAAHVRALLEVGIKVSLFIAADEPQIEASKRIGVQQIELHTGEYAHAFHDGAARSRELDRLARGAAFGHRLGLEVAAGHGLTRENVVELVRIPEIIELNIGHAVIGDAVFLSLAGAVRAMSDAIDRGRPRV is encoded by the coding sequence ATGCGGCTGCACATCAACATCGATCACGTCGCCACCCTTCGAAACGCGCGCCAGACCCCGTACCCCGATCCCGTGGAGGCGGCGCGCGTCTGCATCGACGCGGGCGCGCACGGCATCACCGCGCACCTGCGCGAGGATCGGCGCCATATCCTCGACGAGGACGTTCGCCGTCTGCGCGAGCTGCTCTCGAAGACGGGCGGCGCGCGCGTAGCAGGCGCGAGCGGCTCCGGCGGCGCGACCCCGCTCTTCAACTTGGAGATGGCGGCCACCGACGAGATGGTGGCCATCGCCCGCCGCACCTTGCCCGACGTGGTCACGTTGGTGCCGGAGCGGCGGCAGGAGAGGACCACGGAAGGTGGCCTCGACGTTCGCGCAGGCGGCGCGGCGCTCGCGGCGCATGTGCGGGCGCTGCTCGAGGTGGGGATCAAGGTGAGCCTCTTCATCGCAGCCGATGAGCCGCAGATCGAGGCGTCGAAGCGGATCGGGGTGCAGCAGATCGAGCTTCACACCGGCGAGTACGCGCACGCCTTTCACGATGGGGCGGCGCGCTCGCGCGAGCTCGACCGGTTGGCTCGCGGCGCAGCCTTTGGGCATCGGTTGGGGCTCGAGGTGGCGGCCGGGCATGGGCTCACCCGCGAAAACGTGGTGGAGCTGGTGCGTATCCCGGAGATCATTGAGCTCAACATCGGTCACGCCGTCATTGGCGACGCCGTGTTTCTTTCGCTGGCGGGCGCCGTCCGCGCCATGTCGGACGCCATCGATCGAGGTCGTCCGCGGGTCTAG
- a CDS encoding S41 family peptidase: MPFSQRLFRVAALLVGFGFATFLALRLQGGGLWEGLTPAIAANNAAFGLQNKASYDLTSLKVVNEVLRNVRDRYVDPKRVKPREMLLSALNYVQRDVAQVIVLHDEGAPTVKIRVDTQEREFRVDNVQGPWDVSARLREVFAFVQDGLKGTEVDLREVEYAACNGMLHTLDPHSVLLSPEAYKEMTLSTSGQFGGLGIVISIRDQQLTVINPMPGTPAGRAGIKKYDRIVKINTESTLNMGLNEAVNHLRGAPGSKVTVHVHRDGPDGWQGSRPFELTRETIRVASIESKLLEGNIGYIRLKQFQANSAAELDDALRTLKKSGELKGLVLDLRGNPGGLLDQAARVADKFLSEGPIVATVGNPSEGREEKNAHVDGTEPNYPIALLVNGSSASASEIVAGAMKNHDRAVLIGDTTFGKGSVQLVFTELPDKAALKLTIAQYLTEPGDVSIQGTGVTPDIQLDPMTVDAQEMDLTVDTGGLKERDLSRSLSNARAREGQRPTETVRYDLPQKDRQELRERGGDPDDNFAMDFQIRFAREFVSKVPAGKRLDQLRAAKNVIAEVRATELNKVAAELKTIGVDWTDAPADVPQAQAPIAASLFDVKMETERPQNEVTAGDPMTLKVTVTNKGTSPLYRLYAVSKSDNPLFDNKELVIGRLDPGKSKTATAPLGWCDVEGHKIGSTAPLPKDAPRICRVPRDTLTRADGIKVHFEEARGRAPADAEMRATIRALERPVFAYAYQVADNRRGNGDGRIQKDEGVTVYLTVRNVGKGRSYETQANLRNLSGDGLLLHDGRFDLSNMNPGETRKVAFTFDVQSQLPDAEAKVELSIADRDLRESVSEKIRMPIAAPIALQAGSGAMRAKGGGAELLQAPEAGARVIGRLPAGSAAGVMGTATEFTKLALGAGRFAFARTRDLEAGGAASGTVNFEETMAHAPPSIELAATSLATRDSHTAIKATAGDSERLLDAYIFVGSRKTFYRSNRGAADPKRMTFEADLPLRPGVNVVSIVARESPDTSTRKTFIVRRDGPNGELLATPKTDDDLAENVIGGDND; encoded by the coding sequence ATGCCCTTCTCCCAACGTCTCTTCCGCGTAGCTGCCCTCCTGGTGGGGTTCGGCTTTGCCACGTTTCTCGCGCTGCGATTGCAAGGTGGGGGGCTCTGGGAAGGGCTCACGCCGGCCATCGCCGCCAACAATGCGGCGTTTGGCTTGCAGAACAAGGCTTCGTACGACCTGACGTCGCTGAAGGTCGTGAACGAGGTGCTGCGCAACGTGCGCGATCGGTACGTCGATCCGAAGCGGGTCAAGCCGCGTGAGATGCTGCTGTCGGCCCTCAACTACGTGCAGCGCGACGTGGCGCAGGTCATCGTGCTGCACGACGAGGGCGCGCCCACCGTCAAGATCCGGGTGGACACGCAAGAGCGCGAGTTCCGCGTCGACAACGTGCAGGGGCCTTGGGACGTGAGCGCGCGGCTGCGCGAGGTGTTCGCCTTCGTGCAGGACGGGCTGAAAGGGACGGAGGTCGATCTGCGCGAGGTCGAATATGCCGCGTGCAACGGCATGCTGCACACGCTCGATCCGCACAGCGTGCTGCTCTCGCCCGAGGCCTACAAGGAGATGACCTTGTCGACCAGCGGGCAGTTCGGCGGCCTGGGCATCGTCATTTCGATCCGCGATCAGCAGCTCACGGTCATCAACCCCATGCCGGGGACGCCGGCCGGGCGCGCGGGCATCAAGAAGTACGACCGCATCGTGAAGATCAACACCGAGTCGACCCTCAACATGGGGCTGAACGAGGCGGTGAACCACCTGCGCGGCGCGCCGGGCAGCAAGGTCACGGTGCACGTGCACCGCGATGGCCCCGATGGCTGGCAAGGCTCGCGCCCGTTCGAGCTCACGCGCGAGACCATCCGCGTCGCCAGCATCGAGTCCAAGCTGCTCGAGGGCAACATCGGCTACATCCGCTTGAAGCAGTTCCAGGCCAACAGCGCGGCGGAGCTCGACGATGCGCTCCGCACCTTGAAGAAGAGCGGCGAGCTGAAAGGGCTGGTCCTCGACCTCCGCGGCAACCCCGGCGGCCTGCTCGACCAAGCCGCGCGCGTGGCCGACAAGTTCCTCAGCGAGGGCCCCATCGTCGCCACCGTGGGCAACCCCAGCGAGGGGCGCGAGGAGAAGAACGCGCACGTCGACGGCACGGAGCCGAACTACCCGATCGCGCTGCTCGTGAATGGCTCGTCGGCCAGCGCGAGCGAGATCGTGGCCGGCGCCATGAAGAACCACGATCGCGCGGTGCTCATCGGCGATACGACCTTCGGCAAGGGCAGCGTGCAGCTGGTCTTCACGGAGCTGCCGGACAAGGCGGCCCTCAAGCTGACCATCGCGCAGTACTTGACCGAGCCGGGCGACGTCTCGATTCAGGGCACGGGCGTGACGCCGGACATCCAGCTCGATCCCATGACGGTGGACGCCCAAGAGATGGATCTCACGGTGGACACCGGCGGGCTCAAGGAGCGCGATCTCTCGCGCAGCCTCTCGAACGCGCGCGCCCGCGAGGGGCAGCGCCCGACCGAGACCGTGCGCTACGATCTTCCGCAGAAGGATCGGCAGGAGCTGCGCGAGCGCGGCGGCGATCCCGACGACAACTTCGCGATGGACTTCCAGATCCGCTTCGCGCGCGAGTTCGTCTCCAAGGTGCCGGCGGGCAAGCGGCTCGATCAGCTCCGGGCCGCGAAGAACGTGATCGCCGAGGTGCGGGCGACGGAGTTGAACAAGGTGGCGGCGGAGCTCAAGACCATCGGCGTCGACTGGACCGACGCGCCGGCCGACGTCCCGCAAGCGCAGGCCCCCATCGCCGCGTCCTTGTTCGACGTGAAGATGGAGACGGAGCGGCCGCAGAACGAGGTGACCGCCGGCGACCCCATGACGTTGAAGGTCACGGTGACCAACAAGGGCACCTCGCCGCTCTACCGCCTCTATGCGGTGAGCAAGAGCGACAACCCCTTGTTCGACAACAAGGAGCTGGTGATCGGGCGGCTGGATCCGGGCAAGAGCAAGACGGCCACCGCGCCGCTCGGGTGGTGCGACGTCGAGGGCCACAAGATCGGCTCGACGGCGCCGCTCCCCAAGGACGCTCCGCGCATCTGCCGCGTCCCGCGCGACACGTTGACGCGCGCCGATGGGATCAAGGTGCACTTCGAGGAGGCGCGCGGGCGCGCCCCGGCCGACGCCGAGATGCGCGCGACCATCCGCGCGCTGGAGCGTCCGGTGTTCGCGTACGCCTACCAAGTCGCCGACAACCGGCGCGGCAACGGGGATGGCCGCATTCAAAAGGACGAGGGTGTGACCGTGTACCTGACGGTCCGCAACGTGGGCAAGGGTCGCTCGTACGAGACGCAGGCCAACCTGCGGAACCTGTCGGGCGACGGGCTGCTCCTGCACGATGGTCGCTTCGACCTGTCGAACATGAACCCGGGCGAGACGCGCAAGGTGGCCTTCACCTTCGACGTGCAGTCGCAGCTCCCCGACGCCGAGGCGAAGGTGGAGCTGTCCATCGCCGACCGCGATCTGCGCGAGTCCGTGTCCGAGAAGATCCGCATGCCGATCGCGGCGCCCATCGCGCTTCAAGCCGGCTCCGGGGCCATGCGCGCCAAGGGCGGCGGGGCGGAGCTGCTGCAGGCGCCCGAGGCCGGTGCGCGCGTGATCGGGCGGCTGCCCGCGGGGAGCGCGGCGGGGGTGATGGGGACGGCCACCGAGTTCACCAAGCTCGCGCTCGGCGCAGGGCGCTTTGCGTTCGCCCGGACGCGCGATCTCGAGGCGGGCGGCGCCGCGAGCGGCACGGTGAACTTCGAGGAGACGATGGCGCACGCGCCGCCGTCGATCGAGCTGGCGGCCACGTCGCTGGCCACGCGCGACAGCCACACGGCCATCAAGGCCACGGCCGGCGACAGCGAGCGCCTGCTCGACGCCTACATCTTCGTGGGCTCGCGCAAGACGTTCTACCGCTCCAACCGCGGGGCGGCCGATCCGAAGCGCATGACCTTCGAGGCGGATCTTCCGCTTCGCCCCGGGGTGAACGTGGTGAGCATCGTGGCGCGCGAGAGCCCGGACACCTCCACCCGCAAGACGTTCATCGTGCGGCGCGATGGACCGAACGGGGAGCTTTTGGCCACGCCGAAAACCGACGACGATCTGGCGGAAAACGTGATCGGCGGCGACAACGATTAG
- a CDS encoding methyltransferase domain-containing protein translates to MTSILSNEVVPANGAGRPHLSSDAHAPHDPESQDHASHEAHDTKSYYDEFSHAYERYRLPNDPVGYHALIDDLEVRLVERYGKGQSILECGCGTGLLLSRFAGFASTVSGIDLSPGMLSRARGRGLSVEEASVTNLPFEDASFDVTCAFKVLAHVPDIGRALSEMVRVTRPGGVVLAEFYNPISFRGLVKRLGPAGKISRHTKEDAVYTRFDPPWVISKIIPPNARFERAYGIRIVTPAAAALKIPGVGRLLKRAEERLADSSLAYFGGFYVAVLRRNPIT, encoded by the coding sequence GTGACCAGCATCCTCAGCAACGAAGTGGTTCCCGCAAACGGAGCCGGTAGGCCGCACCTTTCGTCCGACGCGCACGCGCCGCACGATCCCGAATCCCAGGATCATGCGTCGCACGAGGCGCACGATACGAAGAGCTACTACGACGAATTTTCGCACGCGTACGAGCGCTACCGTTTGCCCAACGACCCTGTCGGCTACCACGCCCTGATCGACGATCTCGAGGTGCGCCTGGTCGAGCGTTACGGCAAAGGGCAGAGCATCCTGGAGTGCGGGTGCGGTACGGGGCTCTTGCTGTCGCGCTTCGCCGGCTTCGCCAGCACGGTGAGCGGCATCGATCTTTCGCCCGGCATGCTGTCGCGCGCGCGGGGCCGCGGGTTGAGCGTGGAGGAAGCCTCGGTCACCAACCTGCCCTTCGAAGACGCCAGCTTCGACGTGACGTGTGCCTTCAAGGTGCTCGCCCACGTCCCCGACATCGGGCGCGCGCTCTCGGAGATGGTCCGGGTCACCCGGCCCGGCGGCGTGGTGCTGGCCGAGTTCTACAACCCGATTAGCTTCCGCGGCTTGGTCAAGCGCCTCGGCCCCGCCGGGAAAATCTCGCGGCACACCAAGGAAGATGCGGTCTACACGCGTTTCGATCCGCCCTGGGTCATCTCGAAAATTATTCCCCCCAACGCGCGCTTCGAGCGCGCCTACGGCATCCGCATCGTGACCCCGGCGGCCGCCGCCCTGAAAATTCCGGGGGTTGGACGGTTGCTCAAGCGGGCGGAGGAGCGTCTGGCCGACAGCTCCCTGGCCTATTTCGGCGGTTTCTATGTCGCCGTTCTGCGGCGCAATCCCATTACCTAG